A window from Dysidea avara chromosome 2, odDysAvar1.4, whole genome shotgun sequence encodes these proteins:
- the LOC136246240 gene encoding arylsulfatase J-like, translated as MFVIDDLGWNDTSYKGSDIKTPTIDKFANEGIRLQQYYVQRFCSPTRSAIMAGRYPYHMGLAKSVISDGRPYGLPLNQTTIANELKKGGYSTHCVGKWDLGMHKWEYTPTYRGFDTFYGYYNSWEDYFLHTFDSYIDLRNNTAPVTDENGTYSTFLFTEAVEQVIAKHNSSKGPFFIYAAYQSVHFPLEAPQRYTDDPACQSIPYANRRIFCGMLRAADEGIGNITMKLQERNLLDDTVIIFTTDNGGQMAYGGNNWPLRGGKKTVFEGGVRGTGFVWSSKLPKLNYDNHELLHATDWLPTIVEGIAGLELDRNKWKLDGYNVWPTITQDIQTPRKELLINLDPPTHGFRGQAAMRVGDWKLITGLPNCSIQVPRQKNNTCPDGWVHLNGSIDHGPYTPSFIWLFNIKEDPNERNNVADQHPDIVKQLKERIEYYNSTHIKQLDPAHDPKSDPAKFNGVWTPSLK; from the coding sequence ATGTTTGTTATTGATGACCTGGGATGGAATGATACCAGCTACAAAGGGTCGGACATTAAAACACCGACCATTGACAAATTTGCAAACGAAGGAATTCGATTGCAACAATACTACGTCCAGCGATTTTGTTCTCCAACGAGATCTGCTATAATGGCTGGTCGTTATCCTTATCACATGGGATTAGCAAAGTCAGTAATAAGTGATGGTCGTCCATATGGCTTGCCATTAAATCAAACTACTATTGCAAACGAGTTGAAGAAAGGTGGCTATTCTACACATTGTGTAGGCAAGTGGGATCTCGGTATGCACAAGTGGGAATACACTCCAACATACAGGGGGTTTGATACCTTCTATGGATACTACAATTCTTGGGAAGATTACTTTTTGCACACATTTGACTCTTACATTGACTTGAGGAACAATACTGCACCAGTTACTGACGAAAATGGAACTTACAGTACCTTCTTGTTTACTGAAGCTGTTGAACAAGTGATTGCTAAACACAATAGTAGCAAGGGGCCTTTCTTCATTTATGCTGCTTATCAGTCTGTTCATTTTCCTTTAGAAGCACCTCAAAGGTACACTGATGATCCTGCCTGTCAATCCATACCTTATGCCAATCGACGTATATTTTGTGGGATGCTACGAGCAGCTGATGAAGGAATAGGTAACATTACTATGAAGTTACAAGAGAGAAACTTGTTAGATGATACAGTTATTATatttacaacagacaatggaGGACAGATGGCATATGGTGGCAACAATTGGCCATTAAGAGGCGGCAAAAAAACAGTGTTTGAAGGAGGTGTTCGAGGCACAGGATTTGTATGGAGTTCCAAGTTACCAAAACTTAACTATGATAATCATGAATTACTTCATGCCACTGACTGGCTACCGACAATAGTAGAAGGTATTGCAGGATTGGAGCTCGACAGAAACAAATGGAAATTAGATGGATACAATGTGTGGCCAACTATCACACAGGACATTCAGACACCTCGTAAAGAACTACTGATAAATTTAGATCCTCCAACTCATGGCTTTAGGGGGCAAGCAGCTATGAGGGTTGGAGATTGGAAGCTTATTACAGGTCTACCAAACTGCAGTATACAAGTACCACGACAAAAAAATAACACATGTCCTGATGGTTGGGTTCACTTAAATGGGTCAATAGATCATGGTCCATATACTCCATCATTCATATGGCTATTTAATATCAAAGAGGATCCAAATGAGAGGAACAATGTTGCGGATCAACATCCTGACATAGTTAAGCAGTTGAAGGAGAGAATAGAATATTACAATTCCACGCATATTAAACAGTTAGATCCTGCT